From Marinoscillum sp. 108, a single genomic window includes:
- a CDS encoding pitrilysin family protein, translated as MEEHEMIELSNGIRIIHKQITNTRIAHVGIMLDIGSRDEAQNEQGIAHFWEHMAFKGTKKRKSFHIINRLDSLGGELNAYTTREKICFYASLLDNHLDKAVELLADITFNSTFPMAQIERERMVILEEMSMYLDTPEDAIQDDFDELIFKDHPLGKNILGTQDTVNSFKQKDFLDFLDRNLNTEKIILSSVGNYSAKKLQKMAEKYLVAVPHKNHTPKRNFFEGYRPLIETVNKPISQAHVAMGSTSYGLLDERRIPFFLLINILGGPSMNSRLNMSLREKHGFVYGVEASYTPYYETGQLGIYFATDPKNLKKSLRLVEKELDLMKKQPMGHLQLHKAKQQIKGQLAMSEENNNSMMLMMAKSILDLGRIPDINELFKKIDQTTASQLLELARENFQTDKMSQLTYLPE; from the coding sequence ATGGAGGAGCACGAAATGATAGAGCTGTCAAATGGCATCAGGATAATCCACAAGCAAATCACCAATACCAGGATTGCGCATGTGGGCATCATGCTGGACATAGGCAGTCGTGATGAAGCGCAAAATGAGCAAGGAATCGCTCATTTCTGGGAGCATATGGCCTTTAAAGGCACCAAAAAGAGAAAATCCTTCCACATCATCAACCGTCTGGACTCCCTAGGTGGAGAACTCAATGCCTACACCACAAGAGAGAAAATTTGCTTCTATGCCTCTTTGCTGGACAATCACCTGGACAAAGCCGTGGAGCTGCTGGCAGACATCACTTTCAACTCTACCTTCCCGATGGCTCAAATTGAGCGTGAGCGCATGGTCATTCTGGAGGAAATGTCCATGTACCTGGATACGCCCGAAGATGCCATACAGGACGATTTTGATGAGTTGATCTTCAAAGATCACCCCTTGGGCAAAAACATTCTGGGCACACAGGACACGGTAAACTCCTTCAAGCAAAAGGACTTTCTGGATTTTCTGGACAGAAACCTCAATACGGAAAAAATCATCCTCTCGAGCGTGGGCAATTACTCAGCCAAAAAGCTTCAGAAGATGGCCGAAAAGTACCTCGTGGCAGTCCCTCACAAAAATCACACGCCAAAAAGAAACTTTTTCGAGGGATATCGCCCCCTGATCGAAACTGTGAACAAGCCCATTTCCCAGGCGCATGTTGCCATGGGGAGTACTTCTTATGGTCTCCTGGATGAGCGACGCATTCCATTTTTTCTCCTGATCAATATTTTGGGTGGACCGAGCATGAACTCGCGCCTGAATATGTCGCTAAGAGAAAAGCATGGGTTTGTCTATGGTGTAGAGGCCAGCTACACCCCATATTACGAAACCGGGCAGCTCGGCATTTACTTTGCCACTGATCCCAAAAATCTCAAAAAGAGTCTGAGACTGGTAGAAAAGGAACTCGACCTCATGAAGAAGCAGCCAATGGGTCATCTACAACTTCACAAAGCCAAGCAGCAGATCAAAGGTCAACTGGCCATGTCTGAAGAAAATAACAACTCGATGATGCTGATGATGGCCAAAAGTATCCTTGACCTGGGCCGGATACCGGACATCAATGAGCTCTTCAAAAAAATAGACCAAACCACAGCCAGTCAATTACTGGAGCTGGCCCGTGAAAATTTCCAGACGGACAAAATGAGTCAATTAACTTATTTGCCTGAATAG
- the dnaX gene encoding DNA polymerase III subunit gamma/tau, which translates to MESFVVSARKYRPLGFEEVVGQGHITTTLKNAIDNDHLAQALLFCGPRGVGKTTCARILARMVNGFEAESGDAATNNFNIYELDAASNNSVDDIRNLIDQVRYPPQQGKFKVYIIDEVHMLSTQAFNAFLKTLEEPPSYAIFILATTEKHKVIPTILSRCQIYDFNRIEINDMVVQLQQIAEKEGVDAEPEALHLIAQKADGAMRDALSIFDLIVTFSSDNKVTYQNAIKNLHILDYDYYFKLADFFQAEDLSGALLLYDDILRNGFDGHNFLIGLEEHFRNLLVCKNPETLKLMEVPENLKGKYQEQANALSTSYLLTGLNLMNQVDLNYKQSKNQRLHIELCLMKLSQLNRAIKLSAENGVKKKAVTA; encoded by the coding sequence GTGGAAAGTTTCGTTGTATCGGCCAGGAAGTATCGCCCGTTAGGGTTTGAGGAGGTAGTGGGCCAGGGCCATATCACTACCACACTTAAGAATGCCATCGACAATGATCACCTGGCGCAGGCCTTGCTTTTTTGTGGCCCCAGAGGAGTGGGTAAAACTACTTGTGCGCGTATTTTGGCGCGTATGGTCAATGGTTTCGAAGCAGAATCGGGTGACGCAGCCACCAACAATTTCAATATTTACGAACTGGATGCGGCCTCTAATAACTCTGTGGACGACATCAGAAACCTGATCGATCAGGTACGCTACCCACCGCAGCAGGGGAAATTTAAGGTGTACATCATAGATGAGGTGCACATGCTCTCTACTCAGGCCTTCAATGCTTTTTTGAAGACTCTGGAGGAGCCTCCTTCGTATGCCATTTTCATACTAGCCACTACAGAAAAGCATAAAGTCATCCCTACCATCCTATCCAGGTGTCAGATTTATGACTTCAATAGGATAGAGATCAATGACATGGTGGTGCAGCTTCAGCAGATCGCTGAAAAGGAAGGCGTGGATGCCGAACCTGAGGCACTGCATCTGATTGCTCAGAAAGCAGATGGAGCAATGCGTGACGCACTGTCCATCTTCGACCTCATAGTTACCTTTTCTTCAGATAATAAGGTGACTTATCAAAATGCAATCAAGAATCTGCACATCCTAGATTACGATTATTACTTTAAGCTGGCAGACTTCTTTCAGGCAGAAGACCTCTCCGGGGCGTTGCTGCTGTATGATGATATCCTGAGAAATGGATTTGATGGTCATAATTTCCTGATTGGTCTGGAAGAACACTTCCGAAACCTGCTGGTCTGTAAAAATCCTGAGACTCTCAAGCTGATGGAGGTGCCGGAAAATCTCAAAGGAAAATACCAGGAGCAAGCCAATGCACTGAGTACTTCTTATTTACTCACTGGGCTTAACCTGATGAATCAGGTGGACCTGAACTACAAACAAAGTAAGAATCAGCGATTGCATATTGAACTTTGCCTGATGAAGCTTTCTCAGCTGAACCGGGCTATCAAACTCAGCGCAGAGAACGGGGTAAAAAAAAAAGCAGTGACAGCCTAG
- a CDS encoding YciI family protein codes for MKQFLYLFRGGDEEYARQSPEQMQAHMAKWGEWMLKISQNDQPVPGLPLQAEGKVVYNGGETITDGPFMEGKELVGGYVLVEANDLDHAVELSKDCPIFEFGGSLEVREAVEM; via the coding sequence ATGAAACAATTCTTGTATTTATTCAGAGGGGGCGATGAGGAATATGCCCGGCAATCACCAGAGCAAATGCAGGCTCACATGGCCAAATGGGGTGAGTGGATGCTTAAAATAAGTCAGAATGACCAGCCAGTGCCCGGTCTTCCGCTTCAGGCCGAAGGAAAGGTGGTCTACAATGGAGGTGAAACGATCACAGACGGCCCATTCATGGAAGGCAAAGAACTAGTGGGTGGTTATGTGCTGGTAGAAGCCAATGACCTGGACCATGCCGTAGAGCTATCCAAAGACTGCCCGATTTTTGAGTTTGGTGGGTCTCTGGAGGTGCGGGAAGCTGTAGAGATGTAA
- a CDS encoding RNA polymerase sigma factor yields the protein MAGNQQATQVIDHLFRNEFGKAVAYLTGKFGPSHLSAAEDAVQDALMKAMQSWPFGTIPDNPTAWIIRVANNKLIDQLRRQQKVYYATQLPETPEAPPIISDDLFKDEMVKMMFACCNPAMSTEHQLILTLKILGGLSIREIASSLLKKEETIAKAYTRAKKKFKEENPTLEIPTAGEIQNRLVVVLKVLYLLFNEGYKCTEGDQLIRKELCEEAMRLNHILLDKPETNNEWTRAHMALMHYHVARFAARTDESGEAISLELQDRSKWDAQHIELGNRYLNTIPEGYHNEYFIQAAISGIHVNARSYEQTNWAGILTLYNHLYSLKPNPLIALYRIIPVAMTHGPEVALSELSKLENEPLLKHNHLLSATRAELYCQLADWPKAKTALHEAIQKAENDKEKAFLNRKLVSIPGN from the coding sequence ATGGCAGGAAACCAACAAGCCACTCAGGTCATCGATCATCTGTTTCGCAATGAGTTTGGGAAGGCCGTGGCCTATCTCACAGGTAAATTTGGCCCAAGCCACCTGAGTGCAGCTGAAGATGCCGTGCAGGATGCCTTGATGAAAGCCATGCAATCATGGCCGTTTGGGACGATTCCTGACAATCCCACTGCATGGATCATCAGGGTGGCCAACAACAAACTCATCGATCAGCTCCGCCGCCAGCAGAAAGTATACTATGCCACGCAACTGCCTGAAACTCCGGAAGCGCCTCCTATCATTTCAGATGACCTTTTCAAGGATGAAATGGTGAAAATGATGTTTGCCTGCTGCAATCCGGCTATGAGTACGGAGCACCAGCTGATCCTCACCTTGAAAATCCTTGGGGGTCTTTCCATCAGGGAAATCGCCTCCTCCCTCCTCAAAAAGGAAGAAACTATTGCCAAAGCATACACACGAGCCAAAAAGAAATTCAAGGAAGAAAACCCGACACTTGAAATCCCCACCGCAGGAGAGATTCAAAACCGACTGGTGGTAGTATTGAAAGTCCTGTACCTCCTATTCAATGAAGGCTACAAATGCACTGAGGGTGATCAGCTGATCCGCAAAGAACTCTGCGAGGAAGCGATGAGGCTCAATCACATCCTTTTGGACAAACCCGAAACCAACAACGAATGGACCCGGGCACATATGGCACTGATGCACTACCATGTAGCTCGATTCGCCGCACGAACCGACGAGTCCGGGGAGGCGATCTCATTGGAACTTCAGGATCGATCCAAATGGGACGCACAACACATCGAACTGGGCAATCGCTACCTAAATACCATACCTGAGGGCTATCACAACGAATATTTTATTCAGGCAGCCATCAGCGGCATTCATGTCAATGCCAGATCGTATGAACAAACCAATTGGGCCGGAATTCTCACCTTGTACAATCATCTTTATTCACTAAAGCCCAACCCACTGATCGCACTTTATCGCATCATCCCTGTGGCGATGACTCATGGTCCTGAAGTGGCCCTTTCAGAACTCTCCAAACTGGAAAATGAACCTCTGCTCAAGCACAACCACCTTCTGTCTGCCACCCGGGCAGAACTCTACTGCCAGTTGGCAGATTGGCCGAAAGCCAAAACTGCGCTGCATGAAGCCATCCAAAAAGCCGAAAACGACAAAGAGAAGGCCTTTCTCAATCGTAAATTAGTTTCCATTCCCGGCAATTGA
- a CDS encoding O-methyltransferase, with protein MDFLPTELQKYVEAHTSPETELLRRINRETHLNILKPRMLSGHLQGRVLAMLTQMIRPRYVLEIGTYTGYSALCMAEGMQPGGKLVTIEVNEELATLTQGYFAESPFDELIDFRIGDAQEIIPTLSYTWDMVFVDANKETYPQYFELILPQLRKGGFMIIDNVLWSGKVTTDDQKDKATASIKAFNQMVHDHPEVENVLFPIRDGLMVLRKI; from the coding sequence ATGGATTTTCTGCCAACCGAGCTCCAAAAGTATGTAGAAGCGCACACCAGTCCGGAGACTGAGCTGCTTCGTCGCATTAATCGGGAAACACATCTCAATATTCTTAAACCCAGAATGCTCTCTGGCCACCTTCAGGGCAGGGTGCTCGCCATGCTCACTCAGATGATTCGCCCAAGGTATGTCCTGGAGATTGGCACCTACACGGGGTACTCGGCACTTTGTATGGCAGAAGGCATGCAGCCGGGCGGAAAACTGGTGACCATAGAAGTAAATGAGGAGCTAGCCACACTCACACAGGGGTACTTTGCAGAGTCCCCTTTTGATGAACTGATCGATTTTCGCATTGGCGATGCACAAGAAATCATCCCCACACTGAGTTATACCTGGGACATGGTTTTTGTGGATGCCAATAAGGAAACTTACCCACAGTATTTCGAATTGATCCTTCCTCAGCTTCGCAAGGGAGGGTTTATGATCATAGACAATGTGCTCTGGAGCGGCAAGGTGACTACCGATGATCAAAAAGACAAGGCCACTGCTTCCATCAAAGCGTTTAACCAGATGGTGCATGATCACCCGGAAGTAGAAAACGTATTATTTCCCATCAGAGATGGCTTAATGGTATTGAGAAAAATATGA
- a CDS encoding DUF3857 domain-containing protein has product MTTPTRTPLFLISFFLFQYALAQVGSGILEYNIDLEVNKGSLVETKSYLIKIGDREANWLGDISIHHQATDKFKLIEAVLLDQSFNVVRKVKAKDVYTKNMNLTSTFFDDHLEDKFSLKHNQFPYYIKYSYRVIKRDFLFLAYWIPQYYSNVSTISSSLSLTRPLDYEIHLDSIGEFTYSSTEAEGLITEKWSIKHPKKIGKEDFSPPATESLQQISIVPSDINYGVKGSQASWEDFGEWVANLNSELDVLPEEEITILRKKFGHLENQDTLIKELYHYLQDNTRYINVSLDIGGMKPYPAEYVLINKYGDCKALTIYMKALLNAFHIPSFYTLVESGLNPKAIRENFPSQQFDHVILCVPTKSDTIWLENTASYLPYNYLGSFTQNRKTLLINKGGSQLVRTPALTHTDVHQTNNYHLTFDEDRLTGTLHSKLRGEDYEKIAYVETNLSSQEKRKYYNKYFNNQGFELIDLTIHQNNRSLPEVELNAQIDLPKHLRQVGPLRIISLPASPMPASEVFKNRTRPVRLMMPIDAHDKVIIDSSQNWTWKLPKDFSLISEFGTYQITYELVNNSPVINRHISLRSGDIPIENTGELYTFLLEIETYESSAPIIPTH; this is encoded by the coding sequence TTGACAACACCTACAAGAACACCGCTTTTCCTGATTAGTTTCTTCCTTTTTCAATATGCTCTCGCTCAGGTGGGTAGTGGTATTCTGGAGTATAACATCGATCTTGAGGTTAACAAAGGGTCACTGGTGGAAACTAAGTCCTACCTCATCAAGATAGGAGACAGAGAAGCCAACTGGCTGGGGGATATATCCATTCATCACCAAGCCACAGACAAATTCAAACTCATAGAAGCAGTCTTGCTTGACCAATCTTTCAATGTAGTGAGAAAGGTGAAAGCGAAGGATGTTTACACTAAGAACATGAATTTAACAAGCACCTTTTTTGATGACCATCTTGAAGATAAATTTTCACTCAAGCACAATCAATTTCCTTATTATATTAAATATTCATACCGGGTCATCAAGCGGGATTTCCTTTTCCTGGCCTACTGGATACCCCAGTACTATTCCAATGTCAGCACTATTTCTTCATCGCTTTCATTGACCCGTCCTCTGGACTATGAAATACACTTAGACTCGATAGGAGAATTCACTTACTCATCAACAGAGGCAGAAGGTCTGATCACCGAAAAATGGTCTATTAAGCACCCGAAGAAAATTGGTAAAGAAGATTTTTCTCCACCTGCCACAGAAAGCCTCCAACAAATTTCCATTGTTCCATCTGATATCAATTATGGAGTAAAAGGAAGTCAAGCAAGCTGGGAAGACTTTGGAGAGTGGGTAGCCAATCTCAATAGTGAACTGGATGTTCTCCCTGAGGAAGAAATCACCATTCTCAGAAAGAAATTTGGTCACCTGGAAAACCAGGATACTTTAATAAAAGAACTATATCATTATCTTCAGGATAACACCAGGTATATCAATGTCTCCCTTGATATCGGGGGAATGAAGCCCTACCCCGCAGAGTATGTTTTGATCAACAAATACGGAGATTGTAAGGCTTTAACCATTTACATGAAAGCTTTGCTCAACGCCTTCCACATTCCCTCTTTTTATACTTTGGTAGAGTCTGGGCTCAACCCAAAAGCCATCAGGGAAAATTTCCCTTCTCAACAATTTGACCATGTCATTCTTTGTGTGCCGACCAAATCTGACACCATATGGCTGGAAAACACAGCATCTTATCTCCCATACAATTACCTGGGTTCATTCACACAAAACCGCAAAACGCTCTTGATAAATAAGGGAGGTAGCCAACTTGTAAGAACTCCTGCACTCACTCATACAGATGTCCACCAAACAAACAACTACCATCTGACTTTTGATGAAGACAGGCTCACGGGTACCCTCCATTCTAAATTGAGAGGAGAGGATTATGAAAAGATTGCTTATGTAGAAACCAATCTCTCCAGTCAGGAGAAGAGAAAATATTACAACAAATACTTTAACAATCAGGGATTTGAGTTAATCGATCTGACCATTCATCAGAACAACCGATCGCTTCCGGAGGTGGAGCTTAATGCTCAAATAGATCTGCCCAAGCATCTGAGACAGGTGGGTCCGCTACGGATAATTTCACTACCAGCCTCTCCTATGCCAGCCAGTGAGGTCTTCAAAAACAGAACGAGACCCGTCCGACTGATGATGCCCATTGATGCTCATGACAAGGTTATCATTGACTCCTCTCAAAATTGGACATGGAAATTACCCAAAGACTTTAGCCTGATCAGTGAATTTGGAACATACCAAATCACCTATGAGCTCGTGAACAATAGCCCGGTGATCAATAGGCACATCAGCCTCAGATCAGGGGACATCCCCATTGAAAATACAGGAGAATTATACACCTTCCTTTTAGAAATTGAAACATATGAATCGAGTGCTCCAATCATCCCAACCCATTAG
- a CDS encoding LytTR family DNA-binding domain-containing protein, translating to MKLRAIAIDDDPTSILMVQKLASKIDDLELVNTYESPIEGAAGIILDRPDILFLDIEMPEFNGIDIMSTLVKPPKIIVISGNPLFQSQALELDAVAFISKPPQEEEFNMAVNKVRAHLLEVEA from the coding sequence ATGAAACTAAGAGCTATTGCCATTGATGATGATCCTACCTCTATCTTAATGGTACAAAAACTAGCCTCCAAGATCGATGATCTGGAATTGGTGAACACTTATGAATCCCCGATAGAAGGGGCAGCAGGTATCATTTTGGATCGGCCGGATATTCTGTTTTTGGATATTGAAATGCCTGAGTTTAATGGCATCGATATTATGAGTACCCTGGTGAAGCCGCCCAAAATCATTGTGATTTCAGGAAACCCACTTTTTCAGTCCCAGGCTCTTGAATTGGACGCAGTAGCCTTTATTTCCAAGCCACCACAAGAGGAAGAGTTTAATATGGCCGTGAATAAGGTACGTGCTCATCTGTTAGAGGTGGAGGCATAA
- a CDS encoding DUF3857 and transglutaminase domain-containing protein, which yields MNRVLQSSQPIRLLIVLFFVALAGASTAQRYSQEFGVIAKDEFDLELYSDDPEAEALILFDVGDSYFLEGNTGFDIKFTHSKRLKIFTSAGFDYAEIEIPYYVEGNKRERVEEIEAFTYNQLENGTMERISLNQQDIFDEVKNKYYRVKKFAFPGVKAGSIIEYRYKLISPFKFNLPDWAFQSTIPTLYSKYTVRMVPFYEYIYLMQGGKFDSHRSYTSSELPRYFGSVKYNDFVHEFTKKNIPAFKDETFISSTDDYIIKMDFQLTQVNNPNGLKTEIITTWPKLIEELNDHENFGKYIKKAQKFSEKTILPSLNLSNKTQTEKAGLLVDYVKNDFSWDRYYAKYANQSVKEFYAAKQGNAAEINLFTIGLLNAAGIKAKPVLISTRDHGKITMDYPFSHFFNYVVIIIELESGKILTDATEPLLTFDRLPPFCFNDNGLIIDEAGVGWVGLESPKASLNNYTISQKPDPDSLKSTILVSSQMTEFEGLKMHKNYGTDDRLLTESLEKGEYLDVHKVSFPGRSQNSQYSFAFTGACQLERVDGKFLISPFLNLPIDENPLKYPSRTYPVDFTYKTTDHYQSIIEIPEGYRVTYLPSNQNIDDHLMTIKYNIISTDKSLTVDGQIEYKKAVYSSGEYLRIKNRLDTIVKTFNDQIVLEKID from the coding sequence ATGAATCGAGTGCTCCAATCATCCCAACCCATTAGACTTCTTATAGTCCTCTTTTTCGTGGCTCTGGCCGGTGCGTCCACGGCCCAAAGATATTCTCAGGAGTTTGGGGTAATCGCCAAAGATGAGTTTGACCTTGAACTATACTCGGATGACCCGGAGGCAGAGGCGCTGATCTTATTTGATGTAGGAGATTCTTATTTTCTGGAAGGAAATACCGGTTTTGATATCAAGTTTACACATTCCAAAAGACTCAAAATCTTTACCTCGGCGGGATTTGACTATGCCGAAATAGAAATCCCCTACTATGTAGAAGGAAATAAGAGAGAGCGTGTTGAAGAAATAGAAGCTTTCACCTACAACCAATTGGAGAATGGGACCATGGAAAGAATCAGTCTCAATCAGCAAGACATATTTGATGAAGTAAAGAACAAATACTACCGGGTCAAAAAGTTCGCCTTTCCCGGAGTGAAGGCAGGCTCTATTATAGAATACAGATACAAACTCATTTCGCCATTCAAATTCAACCTTCCCGATTGGGCATTTCAAAGTACAATCCCCACACTTTACAGCAAGTACACTGTGCGTATGGTGCCGTTTTACGAGTATATTTATTTAATGCAGGGTGGAAAATTTGATTCTCACAGATCTTACACGTCATCCGAGCTGCCTAGATACTTCGGCTCTGTCAAGTACAATGATTTTGTGCATGAATTTACCAAGAAAAACATCCCCGCCTTTAAAGATGAAACATTCATCTCCTCCACCGATGATTACATCATCAAAATGGACTTTCAATTGACACAGGTCAATAACCCAAACGGCCTCAAAACTGAGATCATAACCACCTGGCCCAAACTCATTGAAGAGCTCAATGACCATGAAAATTTTGGGAAATACATTAAAAAGGCACAGAAATTCTCAGAAAAGACCATCCTTCCTTCTCTCAACCTCAGTAACAAAACTCAAACAGAGAAGGCTGGCCTACTAGTTGATTACGTTAAAAACGACTTCTCCTGGGATAGGTATTATGCGAAGTATGCCAACCAGTCAGTCAAAGAGTTTTATGCCGCAAAACAAGGAAATGCAGCCGAAATCAACCTGTTTACTATCGGGCTGTTGAATGCTGCCGGTATAAAGGCCAAACCCGTATTAATAAGTACACGAGATCATGGAAAAATCACCATGGATTACCCTTTTAGTCACTTTTTCAATTATGTAGTGATCATTATTGAGCTGGAATCCGGTAAAATCCTAACAGATGCCACGGAGCCGCTATTAACTTTTGATAGATTACCACCTTTTTGCTTCAATGATAATGGACTCATAATAGACGAGGCTGGAGTTGGATGGGTTGGGTTAGAGTCACCTAAAGCTTCCCTGAATAATTATACGATCTCTCAAAAACCAGACCCCGATTCATTGAAATCAACCATTCTCGTAAGCAGCCAGATGACAGAGTTCGAAGGGCTAAAAATGCATAAGAATTATGGCACTGATGATAGGCTATTGACCGAATCGTTGGAAAAAGGTGAATACCTTGACGTTCACAAAGTCTCCTTCCCAGGAAGAAGTCAGAATAGTCAGTATTCATTTGCTTTTACAGGCGCGTGCCAACTAGAGCGGGTAGATGGGAAATTTTTGATTAGTCCTTTTCTTAACTTACCCATTGACGAAAACCCTCTCAAATACCCATCGAGAACGTATCCCGTAGACTTCACTTATAAAACCACAGATCACTATCAGAGCATCATTGAAATACCAGAGGGTTATCGAGTAACCTATCTTCCTTCCAACCAAAATATTGATGATCACCTAATGACAATCAAGTATAACATCATTTCTACCGATAAGTCACTCACCGTAGACGGACAAATAGAATACAAAAAAGCCGTTTACAGTTCTGGTGAGTACTTACGTATCAAGAATCGTCTGGACACCATCGTTAAAACATTCAACGATCAGATAGTGCTTGAAAAAATAGATTGA
- a CDS encoding LysM peptidoglycan-binding domain-containing protein codes for MRIVLLGLLLSIHTFSFGHVGGVPVVPASIEIAGIKLKLTPDAREEIQKDVNALRASEKYFQIKLDRVNLYFPIIERVLKEEGVPDEIKYLSIQESALISDAVSSADAVGYWQFKDFTAREVGLRVDSKIDERKNIVSATRGAAKYFKRNNFYFKNWIYAVSAYQAGAAGAKKYVDKENFGSDKLTITSKTHWYVLRFIAHVIAFQDEVGDPHSEGLRLLEHDKGAGKTLDQIANEFKADQAIVTDYNKWLSHGKIPDDKVYTVIIPIKGKAPKGLEKESDQRPLTRSIEAIEPVKYPDQIASGITKNQKAIFFKVNGLEAVMAGAEDNIVSLALKCGISSTQLIKNNDLNPGEEVRSGEIYYVSSKRNRSAIRFHVAQYGESLWDISQKYGVKLKKLAQKNRMGMADSVKPGRLIWLRKTRPEHTSVEYHEVRKPEPIQKAKPKPVVVKEEVKENPPEEKVVPETEKPEKKPVVEEKVVSKAPETSTNKETSINKSATYTPPSGDRLIHVVQPGETLWGISRLYEVSVSDINTWNNLGAGLPLSLGQELLIYNPVRDKSPVVEEKPTEEAKPKSTADFHEVEPGESLWGISRKYNLTVEELRSWNGLTAESTINAGQKLLIKPLEKERAPSEPFIIHVVKGGDSLYKIANTYGMTVQELMELNSMKSTAISVGDELKVKKR; via the coding sequence ATGAGGATTGTACTTTTAGGACTGCTTCTTTCTATTCATACTTTTTCATTTGGTCATGTAGGTGGCGTACCCGTGGTACCGGCCAGTATAGAAATCGCTGGGATAAAACTCAAACTCACTCCAGATGCACGCGAAGAAATCCAAAAAGATGTGAATGCCCTCAGGGCCAGTGAAAAATACTTTCAAATCAAACTGGATCGTGTCAACTTGTATTTTCCCATCATAGAACGGGTACTGAAAGAAGAAGGTGTGCCCGACGAGATCAAATACCTCTCCATACAGGAAAGTGCGCTCATTTCTGATGCTGTGTCGTCCGCAGATGCCGTAGGATACTGGCAGTTCAAAGATTTTACCGCACGAGAAGTGGGCCTGAGGGTAGACTCCAAGATAGATGAACGGAAAAATATCGTATCAGCCACACGTGGGGCTGCCAAATATTTCAAACGCAATAATTTTTACTTCAAAAACTGGATCTACGCGGTAAGTGCTTACCAGGCTGGAGCTGCTGGTGCCAAGAAATATGTGGATAAGGAGAATTTCGGGTCGGACAAGCTCACCATTACCAGCAAAACACACTGGTATGTACTGCGCTTCATTGCACATGTCATTGCATTTCAGGATGAAGTGGGTGATCCACACAGCGAAGGCCTCCGCCTTCTGGAGCATGATAAGGGTGCTGGCAAAACCCTTGATCAGATTGCCAATGAGTTTAAGGCGGACCAGGCCATAGTGACTGACTACAACAAATGGTTGTCTCACGGAAAAATCCCAGATGACAAAGTATATACCGTCATCATTCCCATCAAAGGCAAAGCACCTAAGGGTTTGGAAAAAGAAAGCGATCAAAGGCCTCTGACCCGGTCCATTGAAGCAATTGAGCCTGTCAAGTATCCGGATCAAATTGCCTCAGGTATTACCAAAAACCAAAAAGCCATATTCTTTAAGGTTAATGGGCTGGAGGCTGTAATGGCTGGTGCAGAGGATAATATCGTGAGCTTAGCTCTGAAATGTGGGATCAGCAGCACTCAACTTATCAAAAACAATGATCTCAATCCGGGTGAAGAAGTGCGATCCGGGGAGATTTACTATGTAAGCAGTAAGCGAAACCGTTCTGCCATCAGGTTTCATGTGGCACAATACGGTGAGTCTCTCTGGGACATTTCTCAAAAATATGGGGTAAAACTCAAGAAGCTGGCTCAGAAAAACCGAATGGGTATGGCCGATAGCGTGAAACCCGGAAGGCTCATCTGGCTCAGGAAAACCCGGCCAGAGCACACTTCTGTTGAATATCACGAGGTAAGGAAACCTGAGCCTATTCAAAAAGCGAAGCCCAAGCCGGTGGTAGTCAAAGAGGAAGTGAAAGAAAATCCTCCTGAAGAAAAGGTGGTACCAGAAACGGAAAAGCCAGAAAAAAAGCCCGTGGTAGAGGAAAAGGTCGTCTCGAAAGCGCCCGAAACCTCAACCAATAAAGAAACCTCAATAAACAAATCTGCCACGTATACACCCCCTTCGGGTGATCGCCTCATCCATGTAGTGCAGCCAGGTGAAACCCTCTGGGGGATTTCCAGACTTTATGAGGTCAGTGTGAGTGACATCAATACCTGGAATAACCTGGGCGCCGGCCTCCCACTGAGTCTGGGGCAGGAACTACTCATCTACAACCCCGTGCGTGACAAGTCGCCGGTGGTGGAAGAAAAACCAACAGAGGAAGCCAAACCAAAATCAACGGCGGATTTTCATGAGGTAGAACCTGGAGAGTCCCTATGGGGGATTTCCAGAAAATACAACCTGACAGTGGAGGAGCTCAGAAGCTGGAATGGACTTACTGCGGAGAGCACGATCAATGCAGGTCAGAAGCTGCTTATCAAACCCCTGGAAAAAGAACGCGCACCCTCAGAGCCATTCATTATTCATGTGGTCAAGGGAGGGGACAGCCTGTACAAAATCGCCAATACCTACGGCATGACTGTACAAGAGCTCATGGAGCTCAATAGCATGAAATCCACTGCCATTTCCGTGGGCGACGAACTGAAGGTGAAGAAAAGGTAG